Genomic DNA from Candidatus Sphingomonas phytovorans:
AGGCGGGCCACGTCCAGTAGCGCTGGCCGGCAATAGGATCGGTGATGTGCAGCGGGGCCGCCTTCGATCCTTCCTGGCGCGTATAGCTGATCGAATATTCGTCGGTGGCGTTCGGCGTGAAACCGAACTTGACGTTCCCGCGCCAGTCCATCGTGCGCGAAAGGCCGCGATGCCCGCCATCCTCAACGGCGGTCGGCTTGTAGCCGCTGGCAAGGTCCCAATGATCCTGGAAATTGCGGGTATAGCTCGCCTGGGCATACCAGTTGTCGTGCCGCGTGCCGACCAGCCCGAACAGATTGTAGCCGGTATATTCGGCGTCATGCCCGAGCGACAACGTGCCGCGTACCTCGACGTCGAGCGCCTTGGTCGGCTTTCGCGTGACGAGGTTCACCGCGCCGCCCATGCCGTCCGGCCCGTTCAACACCGACACATAACCCTTGGCGACCTGAATCTCGGCGATATCGGGCGTGAGGAAGCGGCCGTAATCGAGCCGGTTGTCGGCGGGCAGGTAGACACGGATGCCGTCGATCGTCAGCGGCACCTGGAAGCGATTGAAGCCCCGCACGAAGATCAGCCGCTCGTTGCGCGATCCGCCGCTATTGCCCGACGACACGCCGGGGATCAGGTTCGCGGCATCGTCAAGCGTCGCGCGGTTGAAGGTGTAGATCGCCTGCGACGACAGGGTCGACTCGCCGATCGTCGCGTCGCTGTCCTTGTGGCCGGTGACGACGATCTCGCCCAATCCGAAAGCCTGGTCGTTCCTGCCCGTGTCGGCCGGCGCAGTCTGCGCCCAGGCCGAAGATATCGTCAGAAAGGCGGCGGTGCCGGCCAGAATCCCCAGCTTGCGCATTGATCTTCGTTCCCCGTTCCACGATCATCCAGCGACCATGCTATATCCGTCCGTATATAGCGAAAGTCGGGCAGGAGAAGTCGTTTGAAATCCATCGTCATGACGGGCCTGTTTGCCCTGGCCGCCGCGACCGGCGCCGCTGCCCAGCAGCCTCCGCAGCAGCCAGCGGCGCGGATGCCGATGGCCGAGGCTCAGCCGGTCTGCCCGCGCGACGCCGCCCCGATCCCACCCGAGCTTGCTGGCTGGCCAAGCCGCAAGCCGATGGCCGCCGCGGTCGATTCAGCCTCGCTCGCGAATACGACGCTGGCACCGGGCGCCGCGGTCGATCTCGCTCTCACCCCCACGCCCGCCGTCACCTATGTGCTCCGCCCGTCGCGTCCCGGCGGATCGGTCAGCCATGGCGGTATGGCCACCGTGACCATCGGTGAAGCCGGCACCTTTCGCGTCGCGATCGGTTCGGCGGCCTGGCTCGATATCGTCAGGGATGGCGCGTCGCTCGAGTCGGTCGGGCACGGCCATGGTCCGGCGTGCAGCGGCATCCGGAAGATGGTGGACTTCGCGCTCAAGCCGGGCAGCTATATCCTGCAGATCGTCGGCAACGGCAGCGCGACCCTGCCGCTGGCGATCGTCAAGCTGCCCTGATCGTATCGCTGCGCCTCGCCGCGCTGGCGACGGCCGCGCTGATGCTGGCCGGGGCGGCCACGCCATGGCGCTGGGCCCTGCCGCCCGGGCAGTCCGCGCCGCGCGTGCCAGCCGACAATGTTATGAGCGCCGCCAGGGTCGAGCTTGGCCGGCGCCTGTTCTACGATGCCGACCTGTCGATCGACGGCAGCATGTCCTGCGCCACATGTCACGAGCAGCACCGTGCCTTTGCCGACGGCAATGCGACCCATGCCGGCGTCCATGGCGACCCCGGCCGCCGCAATGTGCCTGGCCTCGCCAATGTCGCCTGGGCGAAGAGCCTGACCTGGGGCGATCCACGGATCAGGACGCTTGAGACACAGGCGCTGGTGCCGATCGCCGGCCTGCGCCCGGTCGAGATGGGCATGGCCGGACAGGATTCGGAGATCGCGCGGCGGCTCGGGCGGGACGGCTGTTATGTCGACATGTTCCGCACCGCCTTTCCGGAAGCGGACGGGCGAATCGATCTCGCGCAGGTCGCAAAGGCGCTGGCTGCCTTCGAACGCACGCTGATCTCGTTCGATACGCCGTATGACGCATGGCGGCGCGGCGATGCCGCCGCGATGCCGGCGCAGGCAATAGCCGGCCGCGCGCTGTTCGCCCGGACATGCGCTGCCTGTCATTCAGGCCCGTTGCTCAGCGACGGCGCTTTCCACCGTATAGTTCCTGCGACCACCGGCGATCCTGGCCTGGGCGAGATCAGCGGGCATTCAGCCGACAATGGCCGGTTCCGCACCCCGAGCCTGCGTAACGTCGCCCTCACCGCGCCCTATTTCCACGACGGTTCCGCGCCGACGATCGAGGCGGCGATACGCCGGCATCCGGGCATGGAGGTGATTCGCGACGCCGACATGGCATCCCTGACTGGCTTTCTGTCGATGCTCACTGACCGCCATTTCGTCACCGACAAGGCCTTTGCCCTGCCCGATACGGTATGCGGCAAGGCGCTATAGGGCGCTCTTCAAGGGCATTTCGCGAAGCAACCCATCAAGCAGGGCCAGTGGATCACCCGCGCTCGCCTTCGCCAGCGCCGCCTCAAGATCGCGATAGGCCTGGAGCACCGAATGCCCGGCCTCGGTGAGACGCGCGCCCCTGCCGCGGCCGCCTCCGGGCGTGGTCTCGACCAGCTTCTCGCGGAAGCAGCGATTCATTTCGTCTACCAATATCCAGGTCCGCCGATAGCTCATGCCCAAGTCCCGCCCGGCAGCGGAGATCGAGCCCTCGCGCCCAATCGCCTCGAGCAGGTCCGCCTTGCCGGGACCCATGGCAGCTTCGTCGCCGCAGAAGAGCTGCACCTTCACCTTGAGGGGACCGACCCGCATCTACCTTCTCCTGTCGACCGAGCCTATCAGGTCGCGCCCGGATTTCGAGGGTGTCGCTTTGGCAGGGAAACCCCGCTAAGCGCTTGGCCCATGGCGAAGGCACATCCTTTCCACTCGATCCACAGCCATGAGCTGATCCGCGTGGGCGCCTGCACGCCGCGCGCAACCGTCGGCGATCCGGCGGCCAACGCAGCCGCGGCAATCGCGCTGGCGAAAGACGGGCACAAGCGCAGCGCCGACCTGCTGGTCTTTCCCGAACTCAACATCAGTTCCTACGCGATCGACGACCTGCACCTACAGGATGCGCTGCAGCGCGCTACGCATGACGCGCTGGCCGCCCTCGTCGCGGCGAGTGCGAAACTGCGCCCGGTTCTGCTGGTCGGCGCGGCGCTGCCTCGCAACGGGCGGCTCTACAATTGCGCCGTCGTCATCGCGCGCGGCCGGGTGCTGGGCGTGGTGCCCAAGACTTTCCTGCCCAATTACCGCGAATATTACGAGAAGCGCTGGTTCGCGAGCGGCGCAGGCCAGAGCGGCGAGATCGAGGTCGCCGGCCAGACCGTGCCCTTCGGCACCGACATGATCTTCGCGGCAAGCGACCTGCCGCACTTCATCTTCCATGCGGAGATCTGCGAGGATTATTGGGCCCCTGCCCCGCCGTCGACCATGGGCGCGCTGGCGGGGGCGCTGGTGTGCTGCAACCTCTCGGCGTCCAACATCGTGGTCGGCAAGGCGCGCGAGCGGGCGCTGCTCTGCGCCTCGCAAAGTGCGCGTGCCCTGTGTGCCTATGTCTTCTCCGCCGCCGGGCCGGGCGAGAGCACGACCGATCTTTCCTGGGACGGCCAGGGTATGATCCATGAGCTTGGCGACCTGCTCGCCGAATCCGAACGCTTCCCGCAAAAGCCCGGCATCCTCGTCGCCGATGTGGATTGCGGGCGCTTGCGGCAGGAACGGATGCGTAACGGCACGTTCAACGATTCAGCCGCGCTCGCCGGCCATCCGGAGACTCGCTTCCGCCGCATCGCCTTCGCGCACAAGCCCGATTTCGCCGATATCGGGCTGGCGCGCGACGTCCGCCGTTTCCCCTTCGTGCCCAACACGCCCGAAAAGCTCGATGCCGATTGCTACGAGGCGTTCAACATCCAGGTCGAGGGGCTGCTCAAGCGCTTCGAAGCGGCGAAGGCCGAAAAGCTGGTGATCGGCGTCTCGGGCGGGCTGGATTCAACCCATGCGCTGATCGTCGCGGCCAAGGCGATGGACCGGCTCGGCCTGCCCCGCGACAATATCCTCGCCTTCACCATGCCCGGCTTCGCCACCAGCGAGCATACCAAGAGCAATGCCTGGGCGCTGATGCGTGCGCTTGGCGCCGATGGCGACGAGATCGACATTCGTCCCGCCGCCAAGCAGATGCTGGCCGATATGGGCCATCCGTTCGGCCGTGGCGAACCGGTCTATGACGTGACCTTCGAGAACGTCCAGGCGGGCCTGCGCACCGACTATCTCTTCCGCCTTGCCAACCAGCGCGGCGGGCTGGTGGTCGGGACCGGCGACCTATCGGAACTGGCGCTTGGCTGGTGCACTTACGGCGTCGGCGACCAGATGAGCCATTATGCCGTCAATGCCGGCGTGCCCAAGACGCTGATCCAGTTCCTGATCCGCTGGTGCATCCGCACCGACCAATATGACCGCGATACCGACTCGATCCTCGAGGCGATCCTGTCGACCGAGATCTCGCCCGAACTCATCCCCGCCGATGCGTCGGGCGCGATGCAGAGCACCGAGGCGCGAATCGGGCCGTACGAGCTGAACGACTTCTTCCTGCACTATGTCGTGCGGCACGGCATGGCGCCATCGAAGGTCGCGTTCCTTGCGCTCAACGCCTGGCGCGATGCAGCAGCCGGTCGCTGGCCGCGCGATTTTCCGCCCGCCTCACGCCATGAATATGATCTCGCGACGATCCGCGGCTGGCTGGAGAAATTCCTCGTCCGCTTCTTCGTGACGAGCCAGTTCAAGCGCTCGGCGATCCCCAACGGGCCGAAGGTCTCGGCCGGCGGCGCGCTGTCTCCACGCGGTGACTGGCGTGCGCCATCGGACGGCACAGCCGCGCCCTGGCTCGACGAGCTGGCGAAGAACCTGCCCTGACCTGATGTAATCTTCCGCGGGGCTTTGCCGGGGGAAGCAACTGGAGGCGGCGGCCCTTGGGCCGCTCGCCGAAAATTACTTGCGGGCCTTGCGGGCGGCGTAGCGTGCGTCGCGCGCCGCCTTCTTCTCTGCCTCGGTCATCTGCGAGCGGGCAGCGGCCTGCTCGGCCTCGAGCCTGGCTGCCTCGGCCTTGGCGATCTTGTCGAGCTTGGCCTGCTCGATCGCCGCCTTCTTCTCGGCGCGCTTCTGCGCCTCGGCGGCTTCCTTGGCGGCGCGCGCGGCGGCGCGCTCCGC
This window encodes:
- a CDS encoding DUF6481 family protein; the encoded protein is MASYKEPSFKDRAALSAQAKQAALEKLKAKPPVDPAVVAERAAARAAKEAAEAQKRAEKKAAIEQAKLDKIAKAEAARLEAEQAAARSQMTEAEKKAARDARYAARKARK
- a CDS encoding LysR family transcriptional regulator; this translates as MRVGPLKVKVQLFCGDEAAMGPGKADLLEAIGREGSISAAGRDLGMSYRRTWILVDEMNRCFREKLVETTPGGGRGRGARLTEAGHSVLQAYRDLEAALAKASAGDPLALLDGLLREMPLKSAL
- a CDS encoding cytochrome c peroxidase: MLAGAATPWRWALPPGQSAPRVPADNVMSAARVELGRRLFYDADLSIDGSMSCATCHEQHRAFADGNATHAGVHGDPGRRNVPGLANVAWAKSLTWGDPRIRTLETQALVPIAGLRPVEMGMAGQDSEIARRLGRDGCYVDMFRTAFPEADGRIDLAQVAKALAAFERTLISFDTPYDAWRRGDAAAMPAQAIAGRALFARTCAACHSGPLLSDGAFHRIVPATTGDPGLGEISGHSADNGRFRTPSLRNVALTAPYFHDGSAPTIEAAIRRHPGMEVIRDADMASLTGFLSMLTDRHFVTDKAFALPDTVCGKAL
- a CDS encoding homogentisate 1,2-dioxygenase, producing MKSIVMTGLFALAAATGAAAQQPPQQPAARMPMAEAQPVCPRDAAPIPPELAGWPSRKPMAAAVDSASLANTTLAPGAAVDLALTPTPAVTYVLRPSRPGGSVSHGGMATVTIGEAGTFRVAIGSAAWLDIVRDGASLESVGHGHGPACSGIRKMVDFALKPGSYILQIVGNGSATLPLAIVKLP
- a CDS encoding NAD(+) synthase, which codes for MAKAHPFHSIHSHELIRVGACTPRATVGDPAANAAAAIALAKDGHKRSADLLVFPELNISSYAIDDLHLQDALQRATHDALAALVAASAKLRPVLLVGAALPRNGRLYNCAVVIARGRVLGVVPKTFLPNYREYYEKRWFASGAGQSGEIEVAGQTVPFGTDMIFAASDLPHFIFHAEICEDYWAPAPPSTMGALAGALVCCNLSASNIVVGKARERALLCASQSARALCAYVFSAAGPGESTTDLSWDGQGMIHELGDLLAESERFPQKPGILVADVDCGRLRQERMRNGTFNDSAALAGHPETRFRRIAFAHKPDFADIGLARDVRRFPFVPNTPEKLDADCYEAFNIQVEGLLKRFEAAKAEKLVIGVSGGLDSTHALIVAAKAMDRLGLPRDNILAFTMPGFATSEHTKSNAWALMRALGADGDEIDIRPAAKQMLADMGHPFGRGEPVYDVTFENVQAGLRTDYLFRLANQRGGLVVGTGDLSELALGWCTYGVGDQMSHYAVNAGVPKTLIQFLIRWCIRTDQYDRDTDSILEAILSTEISPELIPADASGAMQSTEARIGPYELNDFFLHYVVRHGMAPSKVAFLALNAWRDAAAGRWPRDFPPASRHEYDLATIRGWLEKFLVRFFVTSQFKRSAIPNGPKVSAGGALSPRGDWRAPSDGTAAPWLDELAKNLP